The Rubricoccus marinus nucleotide sequence CCGGGCGTCGGGCGGTACCGGCCGCTGGCGCCGTTCCGAGGAACGAGAACGCGTCCGCATCCGGACCTTCGCGTGGACACGCGTCATCGCCCGTGCGCGGTCCCGTCTGGTGGATGTTGCCGTTCAGGTCCGTGCCGTACGCGATGGGGAGGCCGCGCTGGTCGGCGTAGTCGATGAGTTGCGCGAAGGACTTTGCCGAGCCGTCGCAGTCGTTCGCGACGGCGGGGCCGGAGGCTCCGCTCCGGTTGGGTGCGCTCAGAATGGCGTTGTTGCCCGTCCGCACGCCCACCATGCCCCCCACGTCCAGGAAGAAACCGATCTGCTCATCGGTGGTGACGAACTCGCGCTGCTTGGCCTGCGTTTCCGCGTCGAGCAGCGGCTTGAACCGGGAGTGTGAGGCGTAGAACGGGTACTCGTCGTACTGGCCCACCATCACCCCGTGGAGATCGCGGACGGCTTGCTCCGACATGTGGGACACGTCTACGATCATGTTGCGGCTCACCATCCGTTGCACCAACTCATGCCCCTGCGGCTTGAGCCCGATCGAGTTCTTGCACTCGGGGTCATTCGAGGAGCATCCAGATTCGTAGTTGAAGCCTCCGAACCCTGCCTCGCCGTCCACCAGAGACGAGAGCGCCGTCGTCGGGTAGCGGAGCGCTTGGAACACCTCGAAGGGGACCTTCATGTGGGGAGCGGCGCCGGCGAACCGGCTGTCCACCTCGTGCGCGAGTTGGAGCGAGCGGACGCCACGCGAGTACACGTCGCCGAGCTGGGTATCCAGCGGGCCTTCGCTCGCGGGAAACATGTTGCTGCTCTCGATGGAGAGCACGACGGCCAGCTTTCCCTCGTGGATGATCTTGCGAGCGTGCCAGGGGTGGACGGCGATCTCGTACCAGTCGTTGGCCTCGTCGAAGTCGAGGAGCGCTTCGAGTTGGCGCTCAATGCTGGCGCCGTCCTCGCACTGCTGGTTCGCGATGTGCGGGTGCAACTCGCGCACCATGCGGCAGAGCGGCTGGTTGTGCACGATGGAGACCACCGCGAGGTTGAGGCCGTTCCGGTGCGCGGCGCGAAGCCAGTTGCGGTGCACCTGCTGGTGCGCGATCTCCTCGTGCGAGGGCCACGTGCTGAAATCGCGCGGCCCGCTGCCGTGATCGATCCGCTCCGCGCCGAGGTCGACCGAGACCGGGACGGCGTGCTGGCTCGGGTTGGTGCCGATGGGAATCAGCTGGTCCACGACGGCACCCGTGAGGGTCGTGTGATCGCAGATCTCGGCCGCGTTCGCGTCCACGGCGTGCGAGCCCCAGTACCACCCGCTGCCCTGCGCGAGGTCGGCGGCTTGGTGCAAGTGGAGATCGGCGAAGCCTGTGGCCGGGTAGTCCCACCGCACCGGCTCGGTGGAGTACGAGATCTCGTACTCGAAGCGGTTGAGCGGGTTGGTCGGGTTGCCGTTGATGTTGACCGCGATCATGCGCCCGTTGGCCCCGGTCACGTCCAGCCGCTCCGGGCCGGGGTCCGTGTTGCGGCCTCTGGCGAAGGAGCGCCGCGCGATCACCTCCGAGCGTCCGTCGCGGTCGTACGCGCAGACCGTGACCTCCGTCGGCGCCTGGCCGCCTTCCTTGTCGACCGTGACGGTCGTGCGGGAGAACACCGGCGCGACCCCGACAAACGTCCGGGCGGTTTGGCCCTGAATGGTGCCGCTCTGGACCTCTGGCGTCAGCCGCCGCGGTCCGATCGTCGCCCAGCTGTTGCCGACGGCCGAGTTCCACCAACCGACGAGGCTGCTGCTGAGCCCCGTCGTGAAGTGCGCGGCGGCGCAGAAGCCGGTCTTCACCCCGAGCCCGGTGCGGAGGGCGCAGCCCGCGTTGAGGGCTTGCTCCTCGAACTCGTCCCACACGTCCTCCATCACCGGCCCGGCAAAGGCACACGTCTGCGCGTCGGAAGACGCCGCCGGGTCCGATGCCGAGGGGCCGCTCTGTGCAAAGGCGGGGAGCGCGGCGAGAAGCAGGACGACGGGAAGGACTCTCATGGGAGGAGGGGAGGGGGCTGTGTACCCATACGACGCCCCTCGCCAGACAGGACCATCGCGCCAGAGGCCTGCGCCCGCCTCTGGCGCGAGATTGCACCCCGACCCTCCCGCCTCTGGCGCTCACCCGCCGGCCACCCCTGTGCAGAACGAAGCCGACTGGCGCCCCTCCAAGTTTGTCCAGACCCGCCGCGGCCTCCGCGCCTCGCGCGACCGCGCCGAGGTCTACGTCGGCAGCCGCCTCTCTGCCGATCAGTCCGCGCAGGCGCTGGAGCGCGCGATCCGCGAGCACGCCAGAGGCCGCCTGCTGGATCTCGGCGCGGGCAAGGCGCCGCTCTACGGCACGTACCGCCCGCTCGTGGACACGGTGACGTGCATCGACTGGGCGCGCTCCCTGCACGGCACGGACTACCTGGACGCCACGGCCGACCTCAACGAGGGCATCCCGTATCCGGACGGCTCGTTCGATACCGTTCTCTCGTCGTCCGTCTTCGAGCACCTCCGGCGCCCGCAGTTCGCCTTCGAGGAGACGGCGCGCGTGATGGCCTCTGGCGGGTCGCTGATCCTGCACGTGCCGTTCTACTACTGGCTCCACGAGGAGCCGCACGACTACTACCGCTTTACCGAGTACGCCCTGCGCGACCTGGCCTCTGGCGCCGGTCTACGCGTCGAAAGCGTGCGCACGACGGGCGGCGGACTCTACGCGCTCGCAGACCTGATGGCGCGCGCGCTCGGCCCGGCAAAGCCTCTGGCGGCGGCGTGGGTCGGCGCCAGCGGCTGGGCGCTCTCGCGGACGCCGCTGCGCAAGCTGACCGAGGGCGACCGCGCGCGCCGCTTCCCGCTGGGGTACTGCATGGTGGCGCGGAAGGAGGGAGCGGCGGGTAGTCACTAGGGTGCGCCTCGCCAGAGGCCGCGGTGCTACGCCCGGCCGATCGCGCGGTTGACGATGCCTTTGGCGCGGATCCACCAATCCTGCGATCGGTGCCTCAGCGGCACGGGAGCGGAGCCAAGGGTTGGCTCGCGCCCCGAAGGAGGCGCATCCGTGCGGCCCGGCTGGCCTGTTTGGAGGTGTTCGAGGACGATCTCGAAAAGGTAGGTGGGGACCCAACTGAGGTTGAGAGCGCCGAAGCGGTCCCAGGCCGTCAGGTCCGCCCGTTGGGCCCAGAACGTCCCGTTCTCCCCGAGATGCACCCGCTTGACGACTTGCCCGGATCCCAGCCGCTCGGTCGTGTACCCGGCGGGGAAGCACAGGCCGTCGTCGAACGCGATCCCATTGACAGGGGCCGTGAGCGGGCGCGCGGTCACGTCGGTCTCCTCGCGCCAGGACTCGAAGGCCCGCATCTCGGTAAACGCCCACGATGGCTGCTCCTCGTCGAACTCGCGCTGCTGCGCGGCGAGGTAGTCTGGCCGTTGGAACAGCGCGTTGATGTGGCGGACGTAGGAGCCCACCACGTCGGCTCCGGCCACGTAGCCGTTCATGCAGCTTCCGTTGCACTGCACAGTGCAGTCCACGGCGCTCAGCGAGGGCTCCGCCTGCGCGAGGCTCGTCGCGATCATCACGTCGGAGTCGAAGTGCCAGAACGGCGACGCGCTTTCGGACGCGACGAAGTTGCGCACGAAGAACCACCGCTCGAACACGAAGCGGAGCCAGTCCCTTCCCCCTTTGTGCTGCCGGTGCAGGCGCCCCTGGACCGGCCGGAACACGCGGTCAAACGTCTCCCAGTCCTCGCCGTACGCGTAGCGCTCGAAGTGGACGTGCCGCACGCCTGCCTGAGCGGCGGTGGCCTCGTTCGCGCCGTCCCCGAGCAGCACGACCGGGCGGTCCGGGTTGGTGAGCCTCGCGCTCTGGAGCGTGTAGCGCAGGTACGGGGCGTCGCCGTAGTGGCAGAACACGATCATGGCAGCAGGCGGGGCGGTGGGGGCATCGGCTACTCCGTCAGCGCCCAGAACACCCCGAAGCGGAGCTGCGACGTCGCCAGAGGCTCGCCCTGCACGAGCGCGGCGCCGTCGTAGAGGACGCCCGCGAGGACGTTGTCGAGGCGGATCATGACCGTCGCGCGGCGGCTGAACGTGACGCTCGCGTCGAGGTCCAAGACGGGGCGGGCGGGGAGGCGCGCAGCGTCCTCGTTCGCGAGCGCGAGGAGGCCTGTGGCCGGGTGGACGCGCACGCCGCGGAACGCGCTCCAGCCTCTGGCGACGATCCCGAGGTCCAGCGCCGCGGTCCCCGTCCCCACGCGCGTCGCGCGGTAGCCCAGCCGCCCCGTCCCGTACACAGAAGGCGTGGCCTCGCCGACGCGCCGCGCCAGCGGGTTGTCACCGCCCCAGGTGGAGAGCGCGAGCGAGAGCGTGCCGTAGAGGCCGCCAGAGGCCTCCTCGCGCCAGCCCAACTGGCCTCGGGTGCCGAGGTGCGTGAGAGC carries:
- a CDS encoding membrane dipeptidase, with protein sequence MRVLPVVLLLAALPAFAQSGPSASDPAASSDAQTCAFAGPVMEDVWDEFEEQALNAGCALRTGLGVKTGFCAAAHFTTGLSSSLVGWWNSAVGNSWATIGPRRLTPEVQSGTIQGQTARTFVGVAPVFSRTTVTVDKEGGQAPTEVTVCAYDRDGRSEVIARRSFARGRNTDPGPERLDVTGANGRMIAVNINGNPTNPLNRFEYEISYSTEPVRWDYPATGFADLHLHQAADLAQGSGWYWGSHAVDANAAEICDHTTLTGAVVDQLIPIGTNPSQHAVPVSVDLGAERIDHGSGPRDFSTWPSHEEIAHQQVHRNWLRAAHRNGLNLAVVSIVHNQPLCRMVRELHPHIANQQCEDGASIERQLEALLDFDEANDWYEIAVHPWHARKIIHEGKLAVVLSIESSNMFPASEGPLDTQLGDVYSRGVRSLQLAHEVDSRFAGAAPHMKVPFEVFQALRYPTTALSSLVDGEAGFGGFNYESGCSSNDPECKNSIGLKPQGHELVQRMVSRNMIVDVSHMSEQAVRDLHGVMVGQYDEYPFYASHSRFKPLLDAETQAKQREFVTTDEQIGFFLDVGGMVGVRTGNNAILSAPNRSGASGPAVANDCDGSAKSFAQLIDYADQRGLPIAYGTDLNGNIHQTGPRTGDDACPREGPDADAFSFLGTAPAAGTARRPAVSRTPVRAGTSRPSVSRPSTSRPSVSRPGTARPQVTARPAQAGAIQPGSTAASREAAARGIAHVGLLPGFHQDLKVLNTPGTDRLDQSAENFIRMWERTYDRSVQLLGAPALGTPQIQRGPARVIRRGTIRRN
- a CDS encoding methyltransferase domain-containing protein; protein product: MHPDPPASGAHPPATPVQNEADWRPSKFVQTRRGLRASRDRAEVYVGSRLSADQSAQALERAIREHARGRLLDLGAGKAPLYGTYRPLVDTVTCIDWARSLHGTDYLDATADLNEGIPYPDGSFDTVLSSSVFEHLRRPQFAFEETARVMASGGSLILHVPFYYWLHEEPHDYYRFTEYALRDLASGAGLRVESVRTTGGGLYALADLMARALGPAKPLAAAWVGASGWALSRTPLRKLTEGDRARRFPLGYCMVARKEGAAGSH